The Amblyomma americanum isolate KBUSLIRL-KWMA chromosome 3, ASM5285725v1, whole genome shotgun sequence genome window below encodes:
- the LOC144123366 gene encoding putative G-protein coupled receptor 150: protein MTAPPGHIHGADQFENSTLTFLISANATDIVASNAEDILGPRYHKRARIIIIIVMIVASVVGNTIVCWKLVFKRQHRRVSKARVLFLNLAIADLLVACITMTSQVVWEVMGRLWIAGDAFCRLFKFLQTFALVSSTYMLVVIALDRHIAVATPLAPSPDPWRLAAFTWLASCLPSLPNVYVFHSVEVAPGKCFCASIFYDRGMPLYHRQVYMGFVFLMVFVAPLVLLVTFYTGILWAMWKHSAKSGKVGQQTASSLPRAKVKTLKMTAVVFGAFLVTNVPYMVQEVILAFGNPGVLNANVVALSGVISASNSAINPYIFLYFQKARRGARRSALGTLLKRVPCLRRWFVRTSPTSHKMATLTVTYSGRHSRTVTTANCELISERT, encoded by the exons ATGACTGCACCGCCCGGCCACATTCATGGCGCAGATCAGTTCGAAAACAGCACGCTGACATTTCTGATCAGCGCAAACGCCACTGACATTGTCGCCTCTAACGCCGAAGATATATTGGGCCCACGCTACCACAAACGAGCCcgcatcatcattatcatcgtgaTGATCGTCGCATCGGTCGTGGGAAACACAATCGTCTGCTGGAAGCTCGTCTTCAAGCGGCAGCACAGGCGAGTGTCCAAAGCCAGGGTGCTATTCCTCAACCTGGCCATCGCGGACCTTTTGGTGGCCTGCATCACAATGACGTCGCAGGTTGTGTGGGAAGTGATGGGCAGGCTGTGGATCGCAGGTGATGCCTTCTGCCGTCTGTTCAAGTTTTTGCAGACTTTCGCGCTCGTTTCGTCGACATACATGCTGGTGGTTATTGCGCTGGACAGGCACATCGCCGTTGCCACTCCGCTGGCGCCAAGCCCGGACCCTTGGCGCTTGGCTGCCTTCACTTGGCTAGCGTCCTGCCTGCCTTCGCTACCGAACGTCTACGTGTTCCACAGCGTAGAGGTGGCTCCAGGAAAGTGTTTCTGCGCGTCCATATTCTATGACCGCGGCATGCCGCTGTACCACCGTCAGGTGTATATGGGATTCGTGTTCCTCATGGTGTTCGTCGCACCGCTGGTGCTCCTGGTGACTTTTTACACGGGCATCCTGTGGGCCATGTGGAAGCACAGCGCCAAGAGTGGGAAAGTGGGCCAGCAGACAGCTTCTTCGCTTCCAAGAGCCAAG GTAAAGACGCTGAAAATGACAGCGGTGGTGTTCGGAGCTTTCCTGGTGACCAACGTGCCCTACATGGTCCAGGAGGTGATCCTGGCATTCGGCAACCCTGGTGTCCTCAATGCCAACGTGGTGGCGCTGTCCGGTGTGATATCGGCCTCCAATAGCGCCATCAACCCGTACATCTTCCTGTACTTTCAGAAGGCACGTCGTGGAGCAAGGCGAAGCGCACTCGGCACGCTCCTGAAAAGAGTGCCATGCCTGCGGCGATGGTTCGTTCGCACCAGTCCGACCAGCCACAAGATGGCGACCCTGACGGTGACCTACTCTGGCCGCCACTCTAGGACAGTGACCACAGCCAATTGTGAATTGATATCGGAGAGAACTTAG